One Streptomyces sp. RPA4-2 genomic window carries:
- a CDS encoding DUF6668 family protein, translating into MGIAQQGPDGPEIWIRGPVGEAAPPRAEHGQVLAGARRFAWVATHGGAGTSTLATVFGGLDAGRDWPRSEPDAPWSVFLVGRTHAAGLEAVSYTLDIFRRGEAPPGLDLEAVVLVADAPGRLPRPLAQRVKALTSVIDVHQVPWVPAWRIGDLGAVPPRESAALARLTASAKRP; encoded by the coding sequence ATGGGAATCGCGCAGCAAGGGCCGGACGGCCCCGAGATCTGGATCCGCGGGCCGGTGGGCGAAGCCGCGCCGCCGCGGGCGGAGCACGGACAGGTCCTCGCGGGAGCGCGGCGGTTCGCCTGGGTCGCCACCCACGGCGGGGCCGGCACCTCGACCCTCGCGACGGTCTTCGGCGGCCTGGACGCGGGCCGCGACTGGCCGCGGTCCGAGCCCGACGCGCCGTGGTCGGTCTTCCTCGTGGGACGTACGCACGCGGCCGGACTGGAGGCCGTCTCGTACACCCTGGACATCTTCCGCCGGGGCGAGGCGCCGCCGGGGCTCGACCTCGAAGCGGTCGTTCTGGTGGCGGACGCGCCCGGCCGGCTGCCCCGCCCGCTCGCCCAGCGGGTCAAGGCGCTGACCTCCGTGATCGACGTCCACCAGGTGCCGTGGGTGCCGGCCTGGCGGATCGGCGACCTCGGTGCCGTGCCGCCGCGCGAGAGCGCCGCGCTGGCCCGGCTGACCGCGTCCGCGAAGCGCCCCTGA